The Acropora palmata chromosome 10, jaAcrPala1.3, whole genome shotgun sequence genome contains a region encoding:
- the LOC141894196 gene encoding uncharacterized protein LOC141894196: protein MEATKIVFFLLTLILVATDAKPAGRGKDAHCSKMRGRDCTRNADCACSNYQAVERLICNYNLLKCESFFETLASRIPCSRLFKKKCETDADCPCTEAPLICEERECVRKKSPVV from the exons ATGGAAGCAACCAAAATTGTCTTCTTCCTGCTAACTTTGATCCTGGTCGCTACAGATGCAAAACCAGCTGGTCGGGGCAAAGATGCGCAC TGCTCCAAAATGCGAGGAAGAGATTGCACAAGGAACGCTGACTGCGCATGTTCAAACTACCAAGCCGTCGAACGTCTCATTTGCAATTACAACTTACTAAAATGCGAGAGTTTCTTCGAAACCTTGGCAAGCAGAATTCCG tgttCGCgtcttttcaagaaaaaatgtGAGACAGACGCAGATTGTCCCTGTACAGAAGCCCCACTGATATGCGAGGAAAGGGAATGTGTCAGGAAAAAATCCCCAGTGGTCTAG
- the LOC141894194 gene encoding RNA N(6)-adenosine-methyltransferase mettl16-like isoform X1, whose product MGFNELMHPRNVYRKSPPDFKILAETFEYFRAFVKESSSGHCTLNFKDPSALRALTYALLEKDFGLNLSIPLDRLIPTIPLRLNYVLWIEDLLSCLPEVFRHVTVRGFDVGTGASCIYPLLGAKLNGWHFLVTEVDELSVSFAEKNVKGNGLESKIKVKQVTNGRFLRIPLQDEEQKAFDFCMCNPPFFISEFEASHGSARSEKRPQPTGVCTGAQTETVTGGGEVEFVKEIIKDSLILKEQISWYTSMLGKKSSLAPVLAYLRDNNVKTITTTEFCQGQTMRWGVAWSHLPDVTVQESPCKRRKRAKKSKPLQIVVPDHFLTSQARTDKQMERGANKVTAMANYVKSTLEKLKVDMKTEDEVDQSKTRVVFRCNASEKTWANQRRKRREKLRHSTLHESGHPSRNDTDRQQEGEKSISGTENDTGTKAVDPSSFSGDFKGSEVCCIESTSNKNTSQQGDTDPRPLVSFIVRVGTGEEVGGDLPSESVLLEMTWIDGHNKNDLYQLFQFFQNKLSES is encoded by the exons ATGGGGTTTAATGAGCTCATGCACCCAAGGAATGTCTACAGAAAATCCCCTCCAGACTTTAAGATACTCGCAGAGACGTTTGAGTATTTTAGAGCTTTTGTCAAGGAGTCTTCATCGGGACATTGTACGCTGAATTTTAAAGATCCCAGTGCTTTGCGTGCCTTAACGTATGCCTTACTGGAAAAGGACTTTGGGCTCAACCTGAGCATCCCATTAGACAGACTTATTCCTACAATCCCTCTTCGACTAaattacgtgttgtggatcgAAGATCTCCTCTCGTGTCTTCCTGAAGTCTTTCGTCACGTAACAGTACGTGGCTTTGACGTCG GCACAGGAGCATCTTGTATCTATCCCCTGTTGGGAGCGAAGCTCAATGGCTGGCATTTCTTGGTGACTGAAGTGGATGAGTTATCAGTTTCTTTTGCTGAAAAGAATGTGAAGGGAAATGGTCtggaaagcaaaataaaag TTAAACAGGTCACAAATGGAAGATTCCTGAGAATACCCCTTCAGGATGAAGAGCAGAAAGCGTTTGATTTTTGCATGTGCAACCCTCCATTCTTTATCAGTGAATTTGAAGCTTCTCATGGCTCAGCTCGGAGTGAAAAACGTCCACAGCCCACTGGGGTTTGTACAGGAGCACAAACCGAAACTGTCACTGGTGGGGGAGAGGTGGAATTTGTTAAGGAAATAATCAAAGACAGTCTAATTCTCAAGGAGCAAATCAG TTGGTACACTTCAATGCTGGGGAAAAAGTCCAGTCTGGCTCCTGTCCTAGCATATCTCAGGGATAACAAT GTTAAGACCATAACAACTACAGAGTTTTGTCAGGGACAAACCATGCGATGGGGTGTGGCCTGGAGTCACTTACCAGATGTCACAGTACAG GAATCGCCTTGTAAGCGTCGTAAGCGAGCCAAGAAATCCAAACCTCTCCAGATTGTTGTTCCTGATCATTTTTTGACCTCACAAGCGAGGACAGACAAACAGATGGAAAGGGGCGCGAACAAAGTAACCGCAATGGCTAATTATGTTAAGAGCACTCTGGAAAAGCTGAAG GTAGACATGAAAACGGAGGACGAAGTTGACCAATCAAAAACGAGAGTCGTTTTTCGGTGTAACGCCTCGGAGAAAACATGGGCAAACCAGAGGAGAAAACGACGGGAGAAACTGAGGCACAGCACGCTACACGAAAGCGGGCATCCATCCAGAAACGACACGGACCGCCAGCAAGAGGGAGAGAAATCTATCAGTGGAACTGAAAACGACACAGGTACGAAAGCTGTCGACCCATCTTCGTTTTCTGGCGATTTTAAAGGTTCAGAAGTTTGTTGCATTGAAAGCACTTCGAATAAGAACACCTCGCAACAGGGTGATACTGATCCTAGGCCTCTTGTGTCGTTCATCGTGCGAGTGGGGACTGGTGAAGAGGTGGGGGGTGACTTGCCATCTGAGAGCGTTTTGTTGGAAATGACATGGATTGACGGACACAACAAGAATGACTTGTACCAGTTATTCCAGTTCTTCCAAAATAAGCTTTCGGAATCTTGA
- the LOC141894194 gene encoding RNA N(6)-adenosine-methyltransferase METTL16-like isoform X2: MGFNELMHPRNVYRKSPPDFKILAETFEYFRAFVKESSSGHCTLNFKDPSALRALTYALLEKDFGLNLSIPLDRLIPTIPLRLNYVLWIEDLLSCLPEVFRHVTVRGFDVGTGASCIYPLLGAKLNGWHFLVTEVDELSVSFAEKNVKGNGLESKIKVKQVTNGRFLRIPLQDEEQKAFDFCMCNPPFFISEFEASHGSARSEKRPQPTGVCTGAQTETVTGGGEVEFVKEIIKDSLILKEQISWYTSMLGKKSSLAPVLAYLRDNNVKTITTTEFCQGQTMRWGVAWSHLPDVTVQESPCKRRKRAKKSKPLQIVVPDHFLTSQARTDKQMERGANKVTAMANYVKSTLEKLKVDMKTEDEVDQSKTRVVFRCNASEKTWANQRRKRREKLRHSTLHESGHPSRNDTDRQQEGEKSISGTENDTGYAFETYKSRIPSC, translated from the exons ATGGGGTTTAATGAGCTCATGCACCCAAGGAATGTCTACAGAAAATCCCCTCCAGACTTTAAGATACTCGCAGAGACGTTTGAGTATTTTAGAGCTTTTGTCAAGGAGTCTTCATCGGGACATTGTACGCTGAATTTTAAAGATCCCAGTGCTTTGCGTGCCTTAACGTATGCCTTACTGGAAAAGGACTTTGGGCTCAACCTGAGCATCCCATTAGACAGACTTATTCCTACAATCCCTCTTCGACTAaattacgtgttgtggatcgAAGATCTCCTCTCGTGTCTTCCTGAAGTCTTTCGTCACGTAACAGTACGTGGCTTTGACGTCG GCACAGGAGCATCTTGTATCTATCCCCTGTTGGGAGCGAAGCTCAATGGCTGGCATTTCTTGGTGACTGAAGTGGATGAGTTATCAGTTTCTTTTGCTGAAAAGAATGTGAAGGGAAATGGTCtggaaagcaaaataaaag TTAAACAGGTCACAAATGGAAGATTCCTGAGAATACCCCTTCAGGATGAAGAGCAGAAAGCGTTTGATTTTTGCATGTGCAACCCTCCATTCTTTATCAGTGAATTTGAAGCTTCTCATGGCTCAGCTCGGAGTGAAAAACGTCCACAGCCCACTGGGGTTTGTACAGGAGCACAAACCGAAACTGTCACTGGTGGGGGAGAGGTGGAATTTGTTAAGGAAATAATCAAAGACAGTCTAATTCTCAAGGAGCAAATCAG TTGGTACACTTCAATGCTGGGGAAAAAGTCCAGTCTGGCTCCTGTCCTAGCATATCTCAGGGATAACAAT GTTAAGACCATAACAACTACAGAGTTTTGTCAGGGACAAACCATGCGATGGGGTGTGGCCTGGAGTCACTTACCAGATGTCACAGTACAG GAATCGCCTTGTAAGCGTCGTAAGCGAGCCAAGAAATCCAAACCTCTCCAGATTGTTGTTCCTGATCATTTTTTGACCTCACAAGCGAGGACAGACAAACAGATGGAAAGGGGCGCGAACAAAGTAACCGCAATGGCTAATTATGTTAAGAGCACTCTGGAAAAGCTGAAG GTAGACATGAAAACGGAGGACGAAGTTGACCAATCAAAAACGAGAGTCGTTTTTCGGTGTAACGCCTCGGAGAAAACATGGGCAAACCAGAGGAGAAAACGACGGGAGAAACTGAGGCACAGCACGCTACACGAAAGCGGGCATCCATCCAGAAACGACACGGACCGCCAGCAAGAGGGAGAGAAATCTATCAGTGGAACTGAAAACGACACAG GATACGCATTCGAGACATACAAGTCGAGGATTCCAAGTTGCTGA